The genomic region GATCTGAATTTGTGGCATTTTTCTTCCTTAGAGTATCATTTTGTCCATGTTAGAAAATTTTCATGACTTTTAACAAATAGAAAGACAAGTCAATTATAAATCACTGCTTCAGCCTATATTGTTCTATAGGGGGAAAGGAATGACTGTTGTACCTACATCAGGGGATATTGCAGTCACTCACAAAGTATCTCCGATAATGGAGGTGGATTCAGAGGAGGAAGATGAAGACCCAGTTCCAGCTCCAAGTGCAGGACGTATATTTAAcatcaacaacagcaacaacaatgaGGAGTAATCAAAGATCATTtgatcaatataatataatataatatcatataatgATTATTATATGAATGTGTATTAGTGGcaatactgtattttttctCTCCATATAGGGAAgacaagaagaaaaagaaaaaggagaaaaaagaaaagaaggagAAAAAAGAGTAGGTATCACTAATCTTATTTGAAACATTCTGGTTATAAATAACGTCTAAACATGTTACTGTATAAACCTTTCTGTTGTTCTgtaggaaaaaagaaaagaaagagaagaaagaaaaaaaagagaagaaagaaaaggatgaaaaagaaaaagaaaatgagaaagcgaaagaaaaggaaaaggaaaaggaaaaggagaaagaaaaagaaaaggaaaaagagaaagaaaaagaaaagaaggagGGGTTGGTATTTGGATTTTTATCAGTCATTTCTAATCTGAGATTTTCAAAAGTATCACCATTGATTACTGTTCATGTCGACTTCATTTTTCAAGGCCCAAGGAGGTGTTTGTGATTAACCCAGCGGGACTCCTGTATTATCAATGGCTGCTTGTAATCACAATTCCTGTCATGTACAATTGGACAGTTATAATTGCAAGGTAATGATTAGAAgttcatgttttattaaaaccAGGTTACCAGGAGATGAGAAGAGAATACCAATTGAAGATGTCTTCTTTTTAAACCTCTGAAGTGTGCTCTCTTACATCTCCATTAGTCTCCTACACTCATATGCTCTAATAGATATGATGAAGGTCATATAATCAGCATCAACATccaatataatacataaaattgGGGCATTTTGGAAGCTTGATAAATGGGTGTAATACTTTTGAGAGTATTTATATTGTGTCTCTTTGCATAGAGCCTGCTTTGAGGAACTGCAGAATGACTATCTACTGATATGGTTCCTCCTGGACTACACCTCTGACTTGCTTTATTTGGCTGACATGGCCTTCAGAGCACGAACAGGTGAACTTAACGTCATTAGTAGAATCACATGTCTTTGTAATGAAGGAACAAAGTTCAGTGACTGATTTGTATCATGATTTCATGTCACCTTTCTTTCACCAGGGTACCTGGAACAAGGCTTGCTTGTCAAAGATGAAAAGCTCCTCCTCCAGAAGTACACCAGCAGTCTCCAGTTCCGGATCGATGTCATCTCTATGCTACCCACAGACATCTTCTACTTCGTTTTAGGATTAGACTACCCAGAGATCCGCATAAACAAGTTGCTCCGCCTGAACCGCATGTTTGAGTTCTTCACCATCTCAGAAACCATGACCAACTACCCTAACATCTTCCGAATCTGCACTTTGGTCAtgtacatcatcatcatcatccactGGAACGCATGCCTCTACTTCTCCTTCTCCAAGTCCATTGGGTTCGGATCAGATGCATGGGTGTACCCTTCTCTTGACGAACCGGAGTTCGGAGAGCTGATGCGAAAATATTCTTTTAGCCTCTACTGGTCTACGCTTACCCTCACCACAATTGGAGAGACGCCATCTCCGGCGCTAGACTCTGAATTCCTCTTCCACGTTGTTGACTTCCTGGTGGGCGTATTGATCTTTGCCACCATTGTAGGTAACATTGCTACAATGATCTCAAATATGAACGCAGCCCAGGCTCAGTTCCAGGCCAGGATCGACAACATTAAGCAGTACATGCATGCGCGACATGTCAGCAAGGACCTCGAGAAGCGTGTCATCAAGTGGTTTGACTACCTGTGGACTAACAAGAAGGCACAGGATGAAAGAGAGGTGCTGAGGTACTTGCCAGACAAATTACGAGCAGAGTTAGGCATGAACGTGCATTTAGAGACCCTCCTGAAGGTGCGGATCTTTGCCGACTGCGAGGCAGGGTTGCTGACCGAGTTAGTGTTGAGGCTTCGCCCTGTAGTCTTCAGTCCCGATGACTACATCTGCCGCAAGGGTGATATTGGGCGGGAGATGTACATAATAAAGGAAGGCAAACTTGCTGTGGTGGCCGATGATGGCGTCACTGTATTTGTAGTCCTTGGCGATGGAAGCTACTTTGGTGAAATTAGCATTCTAAACATCAAGGGCAGCAAGGCTGGGAACCGCAGGACAGCAAATATTAAAAGCATAGGGTACTCAGACCTCTTCTGCTTGACCAAAGATGATCTGATGGAAGCTCTGACGGAATATCCCGATGCTAAAGCTATGCTGGAAGAGAAAGGAAGACAGATTCTGCTGAAGGATGGTCTGCTGGAGCTGGACCCTGCGAAACTAAAGCCAGACGAGAGGGACTTGGAGGAACGCGTAAACCGAATATACAGCACAATGCAGTTGATGCAGACCAAGGTAAACAAGCTGGTGGCGGAACAGGAGGAGACACAAAAGATGATCAAACGCCGAATTGCTCAGATAGAGCGCTTGACTGGGGAAGTGGTGGAGGATGAAGATGAAGAGGAGGAGAAGAAAGAAGAAGAGCCAGAGAAAGAGAAGACTGAAGAAGACAAGGAAAAGACGGAAGAAAAAGAGGAGGAAAAGATTGAAGAAGAGACcgaagagaaaaagaaagatgagGAGTCATAGGATAAGACTTTATGAGAATAGCTCTGGATGAAAATCACAGACGAAGAAATCTAAACACTAATACGTtcaaattaaaatcaaaaactTCTTAACTCTTGTTCTTAGTAACACTGATTTGTTTATCCAATTTGACTTTGTTCATTGTCCACTACATGAAAAATGTCTTGTGCAGCCAATAAATTCTTGTAAAGGCAACAACAGATTTCTTGTCCATCAAATGATCAATTAGCAATaccatttttaatttgtattcctttctaaaatatatatctATACGATTTTTTCATGAAGTGAACTCTTTTAGAAGTAAAACATCTAGCAAATTCAAGGCTAGATTCAAATTCAATCACCACACACAAATAGATATCAGTGACAACAAAAATATCAGCAGCTTAAATAAAGCCTGCTATTAGAAAAACAATATGCTAATAACACTatctgcataatttattcatgtggcAAAGCATACTGGGAGCTCTCAAATCAGCAGCATTGTTCAATATGAAATAGTTTTTTAGAGAACAGTTAGAGGGTGTGCTATTTTGTGAAATCTGTGAATTCAGCGCCTTTTGGGTTTTATAAA from Megalobrama amblycephala isolate DHTTF-2021 linkage group LG7, ASM1881202v1, whole genome shotgun sequence harbors:
- the cnga1a gene encoding cyclic nucleotide gated channel subunit alpha 1a, whose amino-acid sequence is MTVVPTSGDIAVTHKVSPIMEVDSEEEDEDPVPAPSAGRIFNINNSNNNEEEDKKKKKKEKKEKKEKKEKKEKKEKKEKKEKKEKDEKEKENEKAKEKEKEKEKEKEKEKEKEKEKEKKEGPKEVFVINPAGLLYYQWLLVITIPVMYNWTVIIARACFEELQNDYLLIWFLLDYTSDLLYLADMAFRARTGYLEQGLLVKDEKLLLQKYTSSLQFRIDVISMLPTDIFYFVLGLDYPEIRINKLLRLNRMFEFFTISETMTNYPNIFRICTLVMYIIIIIHWNACLYFSFSKSIGFGSDAWVYPSLDEPEFGELMRKYSFSLYWSTLTLTTIGETPSPALDSEFLFHVVDFLVGVLIFATIVGNIATMISNMNAAQAQFQARIDNIKQYMHARHVSKDLEKRVIKWFDYLWTNKKAQDEREVLRYLPDKLRAELGMNVHLETLLKVRIFADCEAGLLTELVLRLRPVVFSPDDYICRKGDIGREMYIIKEGKLAVVADDGVTVFVVLGDGSYFGEISILNIKGSKAGNRRTANIKSIGYSDLFCLTKDDLMEALTEYPDAKAMLEEKGRQILLKDGLLELDPAKLKPDERDLEERVNRIYSTMQLMQTKVNKLVAEQEETQKMIKRRIAQIERLTGEVVEDEDEEEEKKEEEPEKEKTEEDKEKTEEKEEEKIEEETEEKKKDEES